A window of the Bacillota bacterium genome harbors these coding sequences:
- a CDS encoding sodium ion-translocating decarboxylase subunit beta translates to MENLLIGVTNLQIGHIVMYIIGAFLIYLAIVKDYEPMLLLPIGFGAILANIPLSSAIGEEGPLTTLFKAGILTELFPCLIFVAIGAMCDFGPLLRNPFYMLFGAAAQFGIFATIVAAAFLGFNIKEAASIGIIGAADGPTTIYVATKFAPHLLGPLSVAAYCYMSLVPIIQPPVIKAITTKRERQIMMVAKPQQEVSRMVRILFPIVVTIVAGIIAPISVALVGLLMFGNLIKECGVLNNLAKAAGNELSNLVTLLLGITIGSTMEANAFLQPTTLFVLGMGIVAFVFDTAGGVIFAKILNLFLKEKINPMIGAAGISAFPMSARVIAKMALAENKQNYIIMHAIGANAAGQIGSIIAGGLVLSLVK, encoded by the coding sequence ATGGAAAACCTATTAATTGGCGTAACTAATTTACAAATCGGCCACATCGTTATGTACATCATTGGGGCGTTCTTAATCTATCTGGCTATTGTTAAGGACTACGAGCCAATGCTCCTTTTGCCCATCGGTTTTGGCGCGATCCTGGCCAACATTCCGCTGTCTTCGGCGATTGGTGAAGAAGGACCACTGACCACTCTCTTTAAAGCGGGTATTCTAACTGAATTATTCCCTTGCTTGATCTTCGTCGCCATCGGGGCGATGTGTGACTTTGGTCCACTTCTCCGTAACCCGTTTTACATGCTGTTCGGCGCCGCGGCACAGTTTGGGATCTTTGCGACGATTGTCGCCGCTGCTTTCCTGGGCTTCAACATCAAAGAAGCCGCCTCGATCGGGATCATCGGTGCCGCTGACGGTCCAACCACCATTTACGTGGCAACCAAGTTTGCCCCGCATCTGCTAGGGCCTCTATCTGTTGCCGCCTACTGCTACATGTCCCTGGTGCCAATTATTCAGCCGCCAGTCATTAAAGCCATCACCACCAAGCGCGAGCGGCAGATTATGATGGTGGCGAAGCCACAGCAAGAAGTCTCCAGAATGGTACGTATCCTGTTCCCCATCGTGGTTACCATCGTCGCTGGGATCATCGCCCCGATCAGTGTGGCCCTGGTAGGTCTCTTAATGTTCGGTAACCTGATTAAGGAGTGCGGCGTGCTAAACAACCTGGCTAAGGCCGCTGGTAACGAACTTTCTAACCTGGTCACGCTGCTCCTGGGGATTACGATTGGTTCCACTATGGAAGCTAATGCCTTCCTGCAACCCACCACTCTGTTTGTTCTGGGAATGGGGATTGTGGCGTTTGTCTTCGACACCGCGGGTGGCGTTATTTTTGCCAAAATCCTCAACCTGTTCTTGAAGGAAAAGATCAACCCGATGATTGGTGCCGCCGGCATCTCCGCTTTTCCGATGTCGGCTCGGGTTATCGCTAAGATGGCCCTGGCAGAAAACAAGCAAAACTATATCATCATGCACGCCATCGGCGCTAACGCAGCCGGTCAAATTGGTTCGATCATCGCTGGTGGCCTGGTGCTGTCGCTTGTTAAGTAG